The Ruania alba genome window below encodes:
- a CDS encoding inorganic diphosphatase, translating into MTNEKRAQEHRAGRCVVVVEIPRGSRNKYEADDGGVIWFDRRLGGPAGFPGDYGYVIGADGEDGDALDALVLIDEGTFPGVHMRCRVIGGMSLQVGDIAETKLLVVPEADHHSDHLTDIDDLPEAAVEELEAFFHAYRMLESKDVAVLDRLDRQAAIAVLTGT; encoded by the coding sequence ATGACCAATGAGAAGCGGGCACAAGAACATCGAGCAGGTCGCTGCGTGGTGGTGGTGGAGATCCCCCGCGGCAGCCGGAACAAGTACGAGGCCGACGATGGAGGGGTCATCTGGTTCGACCGTCGCCTTGGCGGACCGGCCGGTTTTCCCGGTGACTACGGGTACGTGATCGGGGCCGACGGCGAGGACGGGGACGCGCTCGACGCGCTCGTGCTCATCGACGAGGGAACCTTTCCCGGGGTGCACATGCGCTGTCGGGTGATCGGCGGGATGTCACTGCAGGTCGGGGACATCGCCGAGACCAAGCTGCTCGTGGTGCCCGAGGCCGATCACCATTCCGACCACCTGACGGACATCGACGATCTGCCGGAGGCGGCGGTCGAGGAGCTCGAGGCGTTCTTCCACGCCTACCGGATGCTGGAGTCCAAGGACGTCGCGGTGCTGGACCGGCTGGACCGACAGGCGGCTATCGCGGTGCTCACCGGAACGTGA
- a CDS encoding ArsR/SmtB family transcription factor gives MTAVVNDELWSAIGDPTRRRMLDLLLAGTAETASSLSEHLPVTRQAIAKHLAVLDRAGLVHGATSGREKRYRVDDDQLARAVAQLAAVGDAWDARLHRVKRIAEQIQQAQNDQ, from the coding sequence GTGACCGCAGTCGTGAACGACGAGCTGTGGTCGGCGATCGGCGATCCGACGAGGCGGCGGATGCTCGACCTGCTGCTCGCGGGCACGGCCGAGACGGCGAGCTCGCTCAGCGAGCATCTGCCGGTCACCCGGCAGGCGATCGCCAAGCATCTGGCCGTGCTCGACCGCGCCGGACTCGTGCACGGCGCCACCAGCGGTCGGGAGAAGCGCTACCGGGTCGATGACGACCAACTTGCCCGCGCCGTCGCCCAGCTCGCCGCGGTTGGCGATGCCTGGGATGCCCGGCTGCACCGGGTCAAGCGGATTGCTGAGCAGATTCAGCAGGCCCAGAACGACCAGTGA
- a CDS encoding MFS transporter yields the protein MLAPYRRVLSTPGALAFSTAGVLARLPLSMVTLSIVLMVTALYDEYGLAGQITGAYAASQAVFSPRLARLIDSFGQARVMRPALAICMTSLLGMVVAATLGAPVGWLFLTAALTGATTGSVGAMVRSRWNHTLTDPNRLHTAYALEAALDETVFMTGPVIATALATSVSPTAGLVVAVLAAGTGGFWFLSQRATEPVPTGRAAKEGRRSVLRSGALLAVVLVFFATGVVFGASDVSAVAFSEEHGAKAWAGVMLACMAAGSLTGGLAYGARTWVMDLRKRFVIGVLVLTGGMCLFLLVDSLPMLAATMFVAGLAIAPTMINGNALVQQLVPRGRLTEGFTWESTAIWVGFAVGTAVAGAAVDAFGSAGSYRVLAGAGAFAALLALVAAPRLRAAHPRP from the coding sequence GTGCTCGCCCCGTACCGCCGCGTCCTGTCCACTCCCGGGGCACTGGCGTTCTCCACCGCCGGCGTACTGGCCCGGCTTCCGTTGTCGATGGTCACCCTCTCCATCGTGCTGATGGTGACCGCCCTGTACGACGAGTACGGGCTCGCCGGGCAGATCACCGGTGCCTATGCGGCCAGCCAGGCGGTCTTCTCGCCACGGCTGGCGCGGCTGATCGACTCCTTCGGGCAGGCGCGGGTGATGCGCCCCGCGTTGGCGATTTGCATGACGTCGTTGCTCGGCATGGTCGTCGCCGCCACCCTGGGTGCCCCGGTGGGCTGGCTGTTCCTGACGGCGGCCCTCACCGGAGCGACCACAGGTTCCGTGGGTGCGATGGTGCGGTCCCGCTGGAACCACACGCTCACCGACCCGAACCGGCTGCACACCGCGTACGCCCTCGAGGCGGCCCTGGACGAGACCGTGTTCATGACCGGACCGGTGATCGCCACCGCACTGGCCACCTCGGTCTCCCCGACGGCCGGGCTGGTGGTGGCTGTTCTCGCCGCGGGGACCGGCGGCTTCTGGTTCCTCTCGCAACGGGCGACAGAACCGGTGCCGACCGGACGGGCGGCGAAGGAGGGGCGCAGGTCCGTGCTGCGCTCGGGCGCCCTGCTCGCCGTCGTGCTGGTGTTCTTCGCCACCGGTGTGGTGTTCGGCGCCTCTGACGTCTCGGCCGTGGCGTTCAGCGAGGAGCACGGCGCCAAGGCGTGGGCCGGCGTCATGCTCGCGTGTATGGCAGCAGGCTCGCTGACCGGCGGGCTGGCCTACGGCGCGCGGACGTGGGTGATGGACCTGCGGAAGCGGTTCGTGATCGGGGTGCTCGTCCTGACCGGGGGGATGTGCCTGTTCCTGCTGGTCGACTCGCTGCCGATGCTGGCGGCGACGATGTTCGTGGCCGGCCTGGCGATCGCGCCCACGATGATCAACGGCAACGCGCTGGTTCAACAGCTGGTACCTCGCGGACGCCTCACGGAGGGGTTTACCTGGGAGAGCACCGCGATCTGGGTGGGGTTCGCCGTCGGGACCGCCGTAGCGGGAGCGGCGGTGGACGCCTTCGGGTCGGCGGGCAGTTACCGGGTGCTCGCCGGTGCCGGCGCCTTCGCGGCACTGCTCGCACTGGTCGCCGCGCCGCGCCTGCGCGCCGCGCACCCCCGCCCCTGA
- a CDS encoding TIGR03086 family metal-binding protein — MTTTEPATTERLALFEQAADYALATIGAISDGDLDRPTPCDPWDVRAVVLHLADVADAVIDLTRTGELALPTPRSAGTPDPVAVARERIDALRETLTTMAASGQQEDLLLGAAQGGANELAAHGWDIAVALEAGRPVPEDTASGLLALIEGRLDETARGTNFGPAVPVAATASASDRFVAYLGRRPS, encoded by the coding sequence ATGACCACCACAGAACCAGCCACGACCGAGCGCCTTGCCCTGTTCGAGCAGGCTGCCGACTATGCCCTCGCGACGATCGGTGCGATCTCCGACGGCGACCTGGACCGTCCCACACCGTGCGACCCCTGGGACGTGCGCGCGGTGGTGCTGCACCTGGCCGACGTCGCCGACGCCGTCATCGACCTCACCCGCACCGGTGAGCTCGCCCTGCCGACGCCACGGTCAGCCGGCACACCTGATCCCGTCGCTGTGGCCCGGGAGCGGATCGATGCACTGCGCGAGACCTTGACCACCATGGCTGCCAGCGGACAGCAGGAGGACCTGCTCCTCGGCGCCGCCCAGGGCGGCGCGAACGAGCTCGCCGCCCACGGGTGGGACATCGCCGTGGCGCTGGAGGCGGGCCGGCCCGTCCCGGAAGACACAGCGAGCGGGCTGCTTGCCCTGATCGAGGGCCGCCTCGACGAGACAGCGCGTGGGACGAACTTCGGCCCGGCCGTCCCGGTCGCTGCGACGGCGAGCGCGAGCGACCGGTTCGTCGCCTACCTCGGCCGCCGCCCGTCGTGA
- a CDS encoding sulfatase family protein has translation MKGRPRTVQAPNILFAIADDASHMSAYGHSFVHTPNFDRVAEQGVLFMNAFTSNPKCAPSRASILTGRHSWQLEEACNHFGIFPSKFAVFPDLLDDAGYHVGYTGKGWGPGDWRAGGCSRNPAGPEYNDARLTPPEKTGIRPIDYAGNFEAFLNDRPDGAPFYFWYGGHEPHRSYVEGEGMRAGKDPADVTVPPYLPDHEVVRNDLLDYAYEVEWFDQHLGQMLDLLDRTGELENTLVIVTSDNGMPFPRVKGQMYEEDFRLPLAISWPREVPGGRTVEDLVSFIDLAPTLLHAAGLSPGEQMEGNPLTDVLRSTSSGVIDPDRDRVYMGRERHDLGREDDLGYPVRCIRTPEYLYVCNFHPERWPAGNPETGFTNVDASPTKSLVLEQHYQNETDRYFNLAFAKRPAEELYRIDRDPSCLHNLAEDPGHQATKKSLRQELEHTLVSTRDPRILGDGDTFETYRYTGSDAHSWRSYRAGTWAPL, from the coding sequence ATGAAGGGACGACCACGAACCGTGCAGGCACCCAACATCTTGTTCGCCATCGCTGACGATGCTTCCCACATGAGTGCGTACGGTCATTCGTTCGTGCACACCCCGAACTTCGATCGGGTAGCGGAGCAGGGTGTTCTCTTCATGAACGCCTTCACGTCGAACCCCAAGTGCGCTCCATCTCGAGCGAGCATCCTGACCGGCAGGCACTCGTGGCAGCTCGAGGAGGCGTGCAACCACTTCGGGATCTTCCCATCGAAGTTCGCGGTGTTCCCCGACCTTCTGGATGATGCGGGATATCACGTCGGGTACACGGGGAAGGGATGGGGCCCGGGTGACTGGCGAGCCGGTGGCTGTTCCCGGAACCCTGCCGGACCCGAGTACAACGACGCGAGGTTGACACCGCCGGAGAAGACGGGGATCCGGCCCATCGACTACGCCGGAAACTTCGAGGCATTCCTCAACGATCGCCCTGACGGCGCCCCGTTCTATTTCTGGTACGGAGGTCACGAGCCGCACCGGTCCTACGTCGAGGGCGAAGGCATGCGCGCCGGGAAGGATCCCGCTGACGTCACAGTGCCCCCGTACTTGCCCGACCACGAAGTCGTACGCAACGACCTGCTCGACTATGCCTACGAAGTCGAGTGGTTCGACCAGCACTTGGGCCAGATGCTCGATCTTCTGGATCGCACCGGTGAGCTCGAGAACACTCTGGTGATCGTTACTTCGGACAACGGGATGCCGTTTCCACGCGTCAAGGGGCAGATGTACGAGGAGGACTTCCGGCTCCCTCTCGCGATCAGCTGGCCGCGCGAAGTTCCGGGTGGACGCACGGTCGAAGACCTGGTCAGCTTTATCGACCTCGCACCCACACTGCTCCACGCCGCCGGTCTCAGTCCAGGTGAGCAGATGGAAGGGAATCCCCTCACCGACGTCCTCCGATCGACATCCTCAGGTGTGATCGACCCCGACCGCGACCGGGTCTACATGGGCCGGGAGCGCCACGACCTCGGTCGCGAAGACGACCTCGGGTATCCGGTGCGATGCATACGCACTCCCGAGTACCTCTATGTGTGCAACTTCCATCCCGAACGGTGGCCGGCCGGCAACCCTGAGACCGGGTTCACCAACGTCGACGCCTCTCCAACGAAGTCCCTGGTGCTCGAACAGCACTACCAGAACGAAACCGACCGCTACTTCAACCTGGCGTTCGCCAAACGCCCCGCCGAGGAGCTCTATCGGATCGACCGCGACCCCTCCTGCCTGCACAACCTCGCGGAGGACCCCGGCCATCAGGCGACGAAGAAGTCGTTGCGGCAGGAACTGGAGCACACGCTCGTCAGTACGCGCGACCCCCGGATCCTCGGTGACGGCGACACCTTCGAGACCTACCGGTACACCGGCAGTGACGCGCATTCCTGGCGCAGTTACCGGGCGGGAACCTGGGCGCCGTTGTGA
- a CDS encoding SRPBCC domain-containing protein, with protein MELGTIERELYIEAAPEIVFDVVSKPEHVQQWWPDEARYEAVVGAEGEILFGDPDGEGKVVALTVVEVEPPTRFSFRWTHAADEVAATGNSLLVTIDLVPQGAGTLLRFSETGFRERGWEAAVLEEWYRDHSRGWDHFLPRIAPYVATLVEQP; from the coding sequence ATGGAGCTCGGCACCATCGAACGTGAGCTGTACATCGAGGCAGCGCCGGAGATCGTCTTCGACGTGGTGAGCAAACCTGAGCACGTCCAGCAGTGGTGGCCCGACGAGGCCCGCTACGAGGCAGTGGTGGGGGCCGAGGGGGAGATCCTCTTCGGTGACCCGGACGGCGAGGGCAAGGTCGTGGCGCTCACCGTCGTCGAGGTGGAACCACCGACTCGGTTCTCGTTCCGCTGGACACACGCCGCCGACGAGGTGGCTGCAACGGGAAACTCGCTGCTGGTGACCATCGACCTCGTGCCGCAGGGGGCAGGAACACTGCTGCGGTTCAGCGAGACCGGCTTCCGGGAGAGGGGCTGGGAGGCGGCCGTGCTGGAGGAGTGGTACCGCGACCACTCGCGCGGATGGGACCACTTCCTGCCGCGGATCGCGCCCTACGTCGCCACCCTCGTGGAGCAGCCGTGA
- a CDS encoding ABC transporter substrate-binding protein yields MGQFEIPDPAGELPTGDVELRVLGTPDSHPAFWAAFGGAYEEKHPNVTIEYEGAPHPRIREILPLAVRNGTAHDMFLMSGGLVPDAVASGWVRPLDDIIPNFDEWKAQFPEGIFVPGAHLFDGKTYSVPLSTRKLQATFLLSNTSILERAEVELSETPTWDEFRDAAKKITEVGDGEFYGFALPGVRMTNNVRRLTQTAGVGGPGDIDTQTGRHIASSDEYREAVELILAMQADGSLLPGSVSMTAQEAPPRVVTGSVGMIIDGGWMIEGWQNDSPDFEFGVSGPPRPSVDSPPTLARDPQGGYWVNAETANPEVIGDIYSYMGGLEGQIASAQVKGVTFPSLFPEAREALAAVVTGPRARAMAEHEQVVLPPYVQVRNTDALMVFEELEEPRMRTPQVLEAIMVGDVSDVGQALQDLGDGYDRALDDAIAAATAKGAEISRDEWIFPNFDPTEDYTSADYDAL; encoded by the coding sequence GTGGGGCAGTTCGAGATTCCGGATCCGGCGGGGGAGCTACCGACCGGTGATGTGGAGCTACGGGTTCTGGGAACGCCGGACAGCCATCCGGCCTTCTGGGCTGCGTTCGGGGGTGCATACGAGGAGAAGCATCCCAATGTCACCATCGAGTATGAGGGTGCGCCGCATCCCAGGATCAGGGAGATTTTGCCATTGGCGGTCCGGAATGGGACCGCTCACGACATGTTCCTGATGTCTGGTGGATTGGTGCCGGATGCGGTCGCGTCGGGTTGGGTTCGGCCGCTTGACGACATCATCCCGAACTTCGACGAATGGAAGGCTCAGTTCCCCGAGGGCATCTTCGTTCCCGGCGCACATCTGTTTGATGGCAAGACTTATTCCGTCCCTCTCTCCACCCGAAAGCTTCAGGCGACGTTCCTGCTGAGCAACACCTCGATCCTCGAGCGGGCCGAGGTGGAACTGAGTGAAACGCCGACGTGGGATGAGTTTCGGGACGCGGCCAAGAAGATCACCGAGGTCGGTGATGGGGAGTTCTATGGATTCGCACTGCCGGGCGTACGGATGACGAACAATGTGCGACGGCTCACTCAAACCGCCGGGGTGGGCGGACCGGGGGACATCGACACCCAGACCGGCCGACACATTGCGAGCAGTGACGAATATCGGGAAGCTGTCGAGCTGATTCTGGCGATGCAGGCGGATGGCAGCTTGTTGCCGGGGTCGGTGTCGATGACTGCACAGGAGGCGCCGCCCCGCGTGGTGACCGGGAGTGTTGGCATGATCATCGATGGTGGCTGGATGATCGAAGGGTGGCAGAACGACAGCCCCGATTTCGAGTTCGGGGTGTCGGGACCGCCGCGGCCATCTGTGGACTCGCCTCCGACCCTCGCGAGGGATCCTCAGGGCGGCTACTGGGTGAACGCCGAGACCGCCAATCCCGAGGTGATCGGCGACATCTACTCCTACATGGGTGGCTTGGAGGGTCAGATCGCCAGTGCACAGGTCAAGGGAGTGACCTTTCCTTCCTTGTTCCCCGAGGCGCGGGAGGCTCTCGCAGCCGTTGTCACGGGTCCCCGCGCGCGTGCGATGGCGGAGCACGAGCAGGTCGTCCTTCCGCCGTATGTTCAGGTCCGCAACACTGACGCGCTCATGGTCTTCGAGGAGCTGGAGGAACCGAGGATGCGCACCCCGCAGGTACTGGAGGCGATCATGGTCGGTGACGTGTCTGATGTGGGTCAGGCGCTGCAGGATCTGGGCGACGGTTACGACCGGGCGTTGGACGACGCTATCGCAGCGGCAACGGCAAAAGGTGCGGAGATCTCACGGGACGAGTGGATCTTCCCTAACTTTGATCCGACCGAGGACTACACCAGCGCAGACTATGACGCTCTCTGA
- a CDS encoding class I SAM-dependent methyltransferase, which produces MSMPTDPLVETSTSTAHAYAANRANWDGRAAVHATSAAYDVEGLVADPTRISSVIRTDMALLAPHLGGTRIDDDAPLDGLDVCHLQCHIGTDTVSMARLGARVTGVDLSPGSLAVARDLAQRCEIDARWVESEVSEASSAVGGTFDHVHTSIGTICWVQDLDGWARTIAALLRPGGTFFFRDQHPALAAMNDLVRDDVRLGNRYWPLPLGRAFTYSDGMTYTDGDYSQIKAARNYEWPHPVSQTLQALLDAGLHLVAVAEHESLPWQALPVMVPGEDGFVLPMPWREQLPVAWSVVARKPAQG; this is translated from the coding sequence ATGAGCATGCCCACTGACCCGTTGGTCGAGACCAGCACCAGCACCGCACACGCCTACGCCGCGAACCGGGCGAACTGGGACGGTCGCGCAGCCGTGCACGCGACCAGCGCTGCCTATGACGTCGAGGGCCTGGTGGCCGATCCGACCCGCATCTCGTCGGTGATCCGCACCGACATGGCCCTCCTCGCCCCGCACCTGGGCGGCACCCGGATCGACGACGACGCGCCTCTGGACGGGCTGGACGTGTGCCACCTGCAGTGCCACATCGGCACCGACACCGTGTCCATGGCACGCCTCGGGGCGCGGGTGACCGGCGTGGACCTCTCCCCCGGATCGCTGGCCGTCGCACGTGACCTGGCCCAGCGGTGCGAGATCGACGCACGCTGGGTGGAGAGCGAAGTGAGCGAGGCGAGCTCCGCCGTCGGGGGCACGTTCGACCACGTGCACACCTCGATCGGGACGATCTGCTGGGTGCAGGATCTCGACGGCTGGGCACGCACCATCGCGGCACTGCTACGCCCGGGTGGCACGTTCTTCTTCCGGGACCAGCACCCGGCCCTGGCAGCGATGAACGATCTGGTGCGCGACGACGTCCGGCTCGGCAACCGCTACTGGCCGCTGCCGCTGGGCCGCGCGTTCACCTACTCCGACGGAATGACCTACACTGACGGCGACTACAGCCAGATCAAGGCGGCCCGCAACTACGAATGGCCACACCCGGTCTCCCAGACCCTGCAGGCGCTGCTGGATGCCGGTCTGCACCTGGTGGCAGTGGCCGAGCACGAGTCCCTGCCGTGGCAGGCCCTGCCGGTGATGGTGCCCGGCGAGGACGGCTTCGTGCTGCCGATGCCCTGGCGGGAGCAGCTGCCGGTGGCGTGGTCGGTGGTGGCGCGCAAGCCCGCGCAGGGATAG
- the pgm gene encoding phosphoglucomutase (alpha-D-glucose-1,6-bisphosphate-dependent) — MHSRAGQVALPEDLIDTDAVLSAYVDRTPDLDDPAQQVVFGTSGHRGSSLDGAFNEAHIVAITQAIVEYRTAQGIDGPLYLGRDTHALSEPAQRTALEVLAAAGVEVRIDARDSYTPTPALSHSILRHNGAGSTEGVRTRGPGLADGIVVTPSHNPPRDGGFKYNPPHGGPAGSDATGQIARRANELLRSGIGAIARIPYERALQAENVHKHDYLLTYVDDLESVLDLDAIRTAGVRIGADPLGGAAVEYWAEIAERHSLDLTVVNPQVDPRWSFMTLDWDGKIRMDCSSPSAMASLVSMMRGEGGAAPYDIATGNDADADRHGIVTPDGGLMNPNHYLAVAIDYLFGHRPDWSDEAAVGKTLVSSALIDRVVAGADRRLLEVPVGFKHFVPGLLDGSVGFGGEESAGASFLRRDGSVWTTDKDGIVLALLAAEILAVTGRSPSQLHEEQVAEFGESWYARVDAAATRQEKATLAKLSAEDVTATELAGQPITASLVDAPGNGAAIGGLKVTTADAWFAARPSGTEDVYKIYAESFVSADHLEQVQSAAKDVVSAALGS, encoded by the coding sequence ATGCATTCCCGCGCAGGGCAGGTAGCCCTCCCCGAGGACCTGATTGACACCGATGCCGTGCTCTCGGCGTACGTCGACCGCACCCCGGACCTGGACGACCCGGCCCAGCAGGTGGTGTTCGGCACCTCCGGGCACCGGGGCTCCAGTCTGGACGGCGCGTTCAACGAGGCACACATCGTCGCCATCACCCAGGCGATCGTGGAGTACCGCACCGCGCAGGGAATCGACGGCCCGCTGTACCTGGGCCGGGACACACATGCGCTCTCCGAGCCGGCACAGCGCACCGCGCTGGAGGTGCTGGCCGCGGCGGGCGTTGAGGTGCGGATCGATGCCCGGGATTCGTACACGCCCACGCCGGCACTGTCCCACTCGATCCTGCGGCACAATGGCGCCGGATCGACCGAGGGGGTACGCACCCGCGGACCCGGTTTGGCCGATGGCATCGTCGTGACCCCGTCGCACAATCCGCCGCGGGACGGCGGATTCAAGTACAACCCGCCCCATGGTGGACCGGCCGGGAGCGATGCGACCGGGCAGATCGCCCGGCGGGCGAACGAACTGCTCCGCTCCGGCATCGGTGCGATCGCACGCATCCCGTACGAGCGGGCACTCCAAGCGGAGAACGTGCACAAGCACGACTACCTGCTCACCTACGTCGACGACCTGGAGTCGGTGCTCGACCTGGATGCGATCCGGACCGCCGGGGTACGCATCGGAGCGGACCCGCTCGGCGGCGCGGCCGTGGAGTACTGGGCAGAGATCGCCGAGCGGCACAGCCTGGACCTGACCGTGGTGAACCCGCAGGTGGACCCGCGCTGGTCATTCATGACGCTGGACTGGGACGGCAAGATCCGGATGGACTGCTCCTCGCCGTCGGCGATGGCGTCACTGGTCTCGATGATGCGAGGCGAAGGCGGCGCTGCCCCCTACGACATCGCCACCGGCAACGATGCTGACGCCGACCGGCACGGGATCGTCACCCCCGACGGCGGGTTGATGAACCCCAACCACTACCTCGCGGTGGCGATCGACTACCTGTTCGGGCACCGGCCGGACTGGTCCGACGAGGCCGCCGTGGGCAAGACCCTGGTGTCGTCGGCACTGATCGATCGGGTGGTCGCCGGTGCGGACCGGCGGCTGCTGGAGGTTCCGGTGGGCTTCAAGCACTTCGTGCCCGGGCTGCTGGACGGGTCCGTCGGGTTCGGCGGTGAGGAGTCCGCCGGTGCCTCGTTCCTGCGCCGGGACGGGTCGGTGTGGACCACCGACAAGGACGGCATCGTGCTGGCTCTGCTCGCCGCCGAGATCCTCGCGGTGACCGGCCGCTCCCCCAGCCAGCTGCACGAGGAGCAGGTGGCCGAGTTCGGGGAGAGTTGGTACGCCCGCGTGGACGCGGCCGCCACCCGTCAGGAGAAGGCCACCTTGGCGAAGCTCTCGGCCGAGGATGTGACTGCGACCGAGCTGGCCGGCCAGCCGATCACCGCCTCGTTGGTGGATGCCCCTGGGAACGGCGCCGCGATCGGCGGCCTGAAGGTCACGACGGCGGATGCCTGGTTCGCCGCGCGCCCGTCCGGCACCGAGGACGTGTACAAGATCTACGCCGAATCGTTCGTCTCCGCTGACCACCTGGAGCAGGTGCAGTCGGCGGCGAAGGATGTGGTCTCGGCTGCGCTGGGCAGCTGA
- a CDS encoding IclR family transcriptional regulator codes for MERTGRTNHSVDRSLAAVQLVARAGRSMRFVDLQRRLDVPKGTLHNLLGSLVAAGFLERDSDGYTIGIGAFEVGAAFHRHRSIHDVAGVVLDRLVETFNETVHFGALRDGDVIYVDRRDCTHEVRYVAHLGDRKPAYGTGLGKAMLATLSDEQIVSLYPEELPTVTSRTIRTRDALLHQLAAARRRGYAIEDEESTPGARCIGVAITTDLGLYGISITVPVQRCTLEQLEEHLGDLQEAAREIGSKLSAVEWLNGPGARELSPRAAATDPGGA; via the coding sequence ATGGAACGCACCGGACGAACCAACCACAGCGTGGATCGATCGCTTGCTGCCGTGCAGCTGGTCGCCAGGGCGGGGCGGTCCATGCGTTTCGTGGATCTGCAACGGCGTCTGGATGTGCCGAAGGGTACCCTGCACAATCTCCTGGGGTCCTTGGTCGCAGCGGGGTTCCTGGAGCGCGATTCGGACGGCTACACGATCGGCATCGGCGCGTTCGAGGTGGGGGCGGCCTTCCATCGACACCGGTCGATCCATGATGTGGCTGGTGTCGTGCTCGATCGACTCGTCGAGACCTTCAATGAGACCGTGCACTTTGGCGCCCTCCGCGATGGTGATGTGATCTATGTCGATCGACGGGACTGCACGCATGAGGTGCGCTATGTTGCGCACCTTGGCGACCGGAAGCCCGCCTACGGCACTGGTCTCGGCAAGGCGATGCTGGCCACCTTGAGCGATGAGCAGATCGTCAGCCTGTATCCTGAGGAGCTCCCGACGGTCACGAGCCGCACCATTCGGACGCGGGATGCGCTGCTTCATCAATTGGCGGCCGCCCGTCGGCGAGGGTATGCGATTGAGGACGAGGAGTCGACGCCAGGTGCGCGGTGTATCGGGGTCGCGATTACCACGGACTTGGGATTGTACGGGATTAGCATCACCGTTCCCGTCCAACGATGCACGCTGGAGCAGCTCGAGGAGCATCTCGGTGACCTTCAGGAGGCTGCTCGAGAGATCGGCTCGAAGCTGTCGGCTGTCGAATGGCTGAACGGACCAGGTGCGCGCGAACTGAGCCCTCGTGCGGCCGCCACGGACCCGGGAGGGGCGTAG
- a CDS encoding MBL fold metallo-hydrolase, whose translation MEVTHYGHACLDVRTQGMRVLIDPGNLSQEPPLSGVDALVLTHAHADHADIDVARRVHQESPQAVLLAPPDLAALWQGDGLPVEAVRPGTAAAIGTVVLAFSGGEHALVHRDLPVVDNVGVLVDGLLYHPGDSFDLPDGAVGLLAAPVSGPWLKIGEVMDFVAEARAELVLPIHEAHNSEVGQRMALTRLSHVVAEYGGRLLTPEVGEPVRV comes from the coding sequence ATGGAGGTCACCCACTACGGGCACGCGTGCCTGGACGTGCGTACCCAGGGAATGCGTGTGCTCATCGACCCCGGGAACCTGTCCCAGGAGCCCCCGCTCAGCGGTGTCGATGCGCTGGTTCTCACCCACGCCCACGCCGACCATGCCGACATCGATGTCGCCCGGCGGGTGCATCAGGAGAGCCCGCAGGCGGTGCTGCTCGCGCCTCCCGATCTGGCTGCCCTGTGGCAGGGCGACGGGCTTCCGGTGGAGGCGGTTCGCCCCGGCACCGCTGCGGCGATCGGCACCGTGGTTCTGGCATTCAGCGGTGGTGAGCATGCGCTCGTACACCGGGACCTGCCCGTGGTCGACAACGTCGGTGTGCTGGTGGACGGCCTGCTCTACCACCCCGGCGACTCGTTCGACCTGCCAGACGGTGCGGTGGGTCTGCTCGCCGCGCCGGTGAGCGGGCCCTGGCTCAAGATCGGTGAGGTGATGGACTTCGTGGCCGAGGCGCGCGCCGAGCTGGTGCTGCCGATCCACGAGGCGCACAACTCCGAGGTGGGGCAACGGATGGCCCTGACCAGGCTCTCCCACGTGGTGGCCGAGTACGGCGGGCGGCTACTCACCCCGGAGGTCGGGGAGCCGGTGCGGGTGTGA